The sequence GATGATCGCCGCAAGCCCAAGGACCCTGAAGATGGCCTCGCTGAGATGGCGCTTGCGCAGGCTGGCGCGAATGAGCCTGGTGCGCTCGACGGATGCCTGGCTGGTGGAGAGCGTATCGGTTGCCATTATTCGTACTGCTCCCGGAAGCGGCGCACGATGTAGAGCGCGAAGATGTTGAGGCAGAGGGTGATGACGAACAGCGTCAGGCCCAGCGCGAAGCCCACCAGGGACTGCGGCCCGGCGAAATCGGTATCGCCGGTGAGCTGGTTGACGATGGAGACGGTGATGGTCGCCACCGGCTCGAAGGGATTGCCGCGGAGCACCGGCGCATTGCCGGCCGCGAGCACCACGATCATGGTTTCACCCACGGCGCGGCTGACGGCGAGGAGGAAGGCGCCGACAATCCCGGGCAGGGCGGCGGGCAGCAGCACGTTGCGGATGGTTTCGGATTTGGTGGCGCCCAGGCCATAGGCGCCGTCGCGCAGGGTACGCGGCACCTGGTTGAGAATGTCATCCGACAGCGAGGACACGAAGGGAATGATCATGATGCCCATGACGACACCGGCCGTCAGCGCCGAGGTGGCGTTGATGTCGAGGCCCACGAGGTTACCGGCATCGCGCAGGAAGGGGCCGACCGTCACCAGAGCGAAGAAGCCGAAGACGATGGTGGGAATGCCGGCCAGGATTTCGATGATGGGCTTGGCGACGGCGCGCAGATTGCGGTGTGCGTACTGGCTGAGATAGATCGCCGCCATCAGGCCGACCGGTACGGCGACCAGCATGGCGATGGCGGTGATCATCAGCGTGCCGACCAGCAGCGGCAAAAGGCCGTAGCTGCCCCAATTTCCTGCCGAACCGGCATTGTTGGGGTTCCACACGGTACCGAAGAAGAAGTCGAGCGGGCTGATGAAGCTGAAAAAGCGGATCGCCTCGGTGACCAGCGAGGCCACGATGCCCACCGTGGTGAGGATGGCGACGGCCGAACAGGCGAGCAGCGCGATGTTGATAACGCGCTCGACCGCATTGCGGGCGCGGTGGCGGGCAGTGATGCGGCTGCGAGCGTAGAGCAGCGCCGCGACACCGGCCACGGCGGCAGCGCCGATGACCACGAGGAAGGTAATGAACTGGAACGAGCGCAACGCGTCGCCGGCCGTCTGCTCGTAGGGCAGGACCTCACCGGCAACACCGTAGCCGGAGGCTAGCGCGTTGATCCGGCCGATGGTGGCATTGAGACCTGTTTGGTCGAGCGACTGGAGCGTTTCGACCGGGATTTGCGAGACGATGAAATTGTGCGTGATGCCGTCGCCGAGCCATGCCCAGAGGCCGACAACCAGCAGAGCCGGCACCAGCGCCCAGATGGCGACGTAGGAGCCGTGGTATTGCGGGCGTGAGTGAACCTTGACGCCGTTCGTAGTCGCCAAAGCTCGGCTGCGCGACCAGCCGGACTGATACGCTACGCCGAGCAGAACCAGCAAAAGGCCGGCAATCACCAGGGAATTCATTGTTCGCGCCCCCGCGGAGGAATGAAGTGGGCCGCGCCTGGCGGCGCGGCCCCTTGGTCTTATTGAGCGCCGGCTTCGAAGGCAGCCAGGACTTCAGCGGTCTTTTCGGCAGGCTGCGGGATGAGGCCAGCGGCTTCCAGCGCGCCACCTGCACCCGACATCTGCTCGGACAGGAAGAACTGGACGTATTCTTCGATGCCCGGGATCACGCCGATATGCTGGCCCTTGACGTAGAAGAACAGCGGACGGGACACCGGGTATTCGCCTGCGGCAACCGACTCGGGCGAGGGAACGACGCCGTTGATGGTCGCGACCTTAAGGGTGTCGGTGTTCTGTTCGTAGAACGACAGGCCGAAGACGCCCACAGTGTCGGGATTGGACGACAGGCGAGCCAGGGTTTCGGTGTAGTCGCCCGAGATTTCGATGACGACGTCCTGACGGAAGGTGGTCAGGGCAGCGTCCTTTTCCTCGTCGCTCAGGCCTTCGGGGAGGCCGGCTTCTTCGGCGCCGGCGTCGACAACTTCGAGCTGGAACACTTCACGGGTGCCGTGGTTGGTGCCCGGGATGGCCAGCGAGATGGCCTGGTCTGGGAGCGACGGGTCGATTTCGGACCACTTGGTGTAGGGGTTGTCCACCAGCGCGCCGTCCACCGGGACCTTGGCGGCGATGGCCTTGTAAACCTGGAGCGGGGTCAGGGCGAAGTCCGGACCCGAAGCGGACGAAGCGAACACGATGCCGTCATAGCCGAACTGGATTTCACGGATGTCGGTGACGCCTGCGGCGGTGCAGGCTTCGAGCTCGCTGTCCTTGATCTTGCGCGATGCATTGGCGATGTCGATGGTGTTGTCGCCGACGCCTTCACAGAACTGCTTGAGGCCACCGCCGGTACCGCCCGAGCCGACGACCGGAGTCTTGAACTCGGGGAAAGCGGCGCCGAATTCTTCGGCCACGATCGAGGCGAAGGGCAGAACGGTCGACGAGCCCGCGACCTGGATGGTGTCGCGCGATTGGGCGAAAGCGGGGGCGCCGAACGCGACGAGCGCGAGCACGGCAGCACTGGCGAAAAGTGCAGACTTCATGGGATTTCCCTTCGGAATTCAGTTCAAACCTGGCTGGCCGATCCGGCAGTTCATTCCCCGGCGCCGCCCTTTGACGTGGGGACCATATGTGGGCTCGGCGACAGTTTTATTGCGGTCGCGTGACGCGTTTATGACGATCCAACGCTCTGATTTCAAAGTGAAATTTACGTAGTACCACGCGACAGCGGACGCTTTGTCGAATGAATCGTGATAGGCAGCGGCATCTTGTTTGAGGCGGTGTTGGTGTCGATCACCACCCTGGAAGGCACGCTTAGCGCAGCAGCGGGCGCACTTCCGCCTGCACCTTGCGCATCAGGGGCAGGAAATTGGCGATCATGTGCGAGGTCGAGGCTCTGGCCGACTGCGCGCCGATATTGAGCGCCGCCACCGTGTGCCCCTGGGCATTGAACAGCGGCACGGCGATGGAGCAGAGGCCCAGTTCAAGCTCCTCGTCGATCACCGCAAAGCCCTGTGCCGCCACCACCGCGAGTTCGGTGGTGATCGAGGGCAGATCGGCCTTGGTCTTGGCCGTATAGGCAATCAGTTCGGAGCGGTTGAGCACTTCCCGGGCCGCCGGCGGGGGTAGGGCGGCCAGCAGGATGCGACCCATCGACGTGCAATAGGCCGGCAGGCGCGCGCCAGCGCCCAGGTTGATCGACATCACTCGGCGATAAGAGGCACGGGCGATATAGAGGATCTCGGTATTGTCGAGAACGGCGGCCGAAGAGCTTTCGTTGATCTGACCTGACAACTCCTCGAGAAACGGCTGGATCAGGCGCGGCAGCGGCGTCGCCGCCAGGTAGGAGTGGCCCAGGTTGAGAACGCGCGGCGTCAGGCGGAAGAACTTTCCGTCATAGCTGGCATAGCCCAGGTGGACCAAAGTCAGCAGGCACCGCCGCGCAGTGGCACGCTCCAGACCGGTGCGATTGGCAACATCGGTGATTGACTGGCTGGCATGCTCTTCGTCGAAGCATTCGATGACCGAGAGGCCCTTGACCAGGCCATTGATGATATCGCCTTCGCGCATCGGTGCTCCTTGCTCTCGTGGTCCGTCGTGATAACACGGGCGTTTGGCGAACAAACAGCGATATACGCACGGTCAGACCCGACCGGGCCGCTGATAGCGATCTGGTCGCAGGTTAGCCCACTTCCCTCTTGCCAGCGGGCGATACCCTGCTAAGACGCGAGCGGGGGCCTATAGCTCAATGGTTAGAGCCGACCGCTCATAACGGTCTGGTTCCAGGTTCGAGTCCTGGTGGGCCCACCAATCCTTCTCCAGTTGTTGCCTCGCGCGGATAACCCGAGTCAGCGGGGCTTCAGTGATCCGCGAAGGATGGCTGGCATTTCGATCAAGGCTTCGCCTGCCGGGTGCGGTCCGAGCAGCATCTCGACGGCGCGGCGACCCATGGCTTCGTGGGGCAGGCCGATGGTCGTCAGGCCGGGCCGGAGGTATGAGGCCAGTTCGTCATTGTCGAACGACACCAGCGAGACATCGCGCGGAATGACTAGGCCGACCTCGCTCAGGGCCTGGTAGGCGCCGAAGGCGAGGCGATCGTTGAGGCAGAGGATTGCCTGAGGCTTGCCATGTCCGAGCATGGCCTGGACCAGGTCGTAGCCGGGTGCCGGCTCCCAGTTCCAGGTGCTCAGTTCAAGATCAAAGGCCAGGCCCTGGGCACGCATCTCGTCGCGAATGCCGGAAAGCCGGCGAGAGATGGATTCGGAACGGAAGAGGCCGCGCTCCTCTTCGGCATTGTGGCCGAGCAGGACGATGTCGCTGCGTACGCCCGTACCGGCCAGCAGGCGGACTGCGGCGCGGCCGCCTTCATACTCGTCAGGCAATACCGAGGCAGGGAAGCGGGCGCTGGTGCCGTTGAGCATTACGACGGGCACATTGACGGCAAGGTCCGGCACGAAGACCTCGCGCGCACGCATGGCGGCGAAGATCAACCCATCGACCTGGCGATCGAGGGCCGCCTCCACCGCTTCGATTTCCCGTGCGGGTTCGCCGCCTGTTTCGAGCACCAGCATGACATGCTTGGCCTGCTCGGCTGCCGCCAGAGCGCCGCGGATGAGGCCGCTGGCGAAACGGGTCGTCGCGACATAGTCCGAAATGAAGGCGATGGTGCGCGACTTGTCGGTCCGCAGGGCACGCGCGGCAGCATTGGGCCGATAGCCAAGGCTGGCGGCGGCGGCATGCACCTTGGCATGGGCATCGGCGGATAGACGCGTGTCGGGGCGCCCCGTCAGGATCATGGACGCGGCGGCGGTGGAAAGGCCGGCCAGGCGGGCGACATCTGCCAGTGTAACGCGCTTCTTCTGCAAGCGTTGTCGCCCCTGTCCCATCGGCCATCTGGATAGCCACGTGGCTTCCGCTTGACAACCACTTCCAACCACGGTCATTGCTAAATGGTTTTAGCAGGGGATTCAGATGGCTTTCAACCTACCCGATCATTGGGTCTGGGATTTCTGGCTGGCCGATGACGGTGCGCGCCATCATCTGTTTTACTTGCATGCGCCCAAGTCGCTGGGTGACCCCAATCTGCGGCATCGCAATGCGCGCATCGGACATGCCAGTTCAACCGATCTGCGGGAATGGACCGACCACGGCCAGGTGTTCGATGCGGGTGCGGCAGGCAGTTTCGACGGCAGCGCCACCTGGACGGGCAGCGTCGTACGCGGTGCCGACGGGCTGTGGCGCATGTTCTATACCGGCTCCCGGTTCCTGGCGCCCGACAGCAACGCCAATATCGAGACGGTCGGACTTGCGACTTCCCAGGACCTGTTCGAATGGACCAAGCAGGCGGGTCCAGTCTGTGTCGCCGACCCGCGCTGGTACGAGACGCTGGGCACATCGAGCTGGCCGGAAGAAGCCTGGCGCGACCCTTGGGTTTTCTGGCGGGAGGCAGACCAGAGCTGGCACATGCTGCTCACTGCACGCGGCAAGGAGGGCACGGAGCCCGATCGCGGTGTCATGGCGCACGCTACCTCACCCGATCTCGCATCGTGGACCGTGCAGCCGCCACTGAGTGAAGCGGGCAGCGGGTTCGCCCATCTCGAAGTCTTCCAGGTCGTCGCGATTGATGGACAGAACCATCTGGTCTTCTGCTGCGATGCGGCAAAGCTGGCCGGAGCGCGGTCGGGCCAGGCTGGCGGCATCTGGAGCCTGCCGGTGCGCGACATGCCGGGCCGTGTCGATTTCAGGCAGGCGCGGCTGCTGGTCGACGAGCGGCTCTATGCGGGGCGCGTCGCCGTCGACAGGCAGGGCGTCCCCTGGCTGCTCGCCTTCAATAATGTGGGGGCTGGCGAAAACTTCGTCGGTGGCGTCTGTGATCCGATCCGCCTTGTCACCGATGACGATGGCTACCTGGCCGTGGAGGCCACGCCATGACAGCTGCCATATCAGGAACTGTCGCCCCAGGCTTCGAGCTTGTAGCCGAGGCGTTTGCCGCGGCATTCGCCGGCCGGCCCGCCATGGGCGCCGGCCTGCATGTGATGCTTGAGGGCGAGAGCGTCATCAACCTCTGGGGCGGGGTTGCCGATGCGCGCACCGGGCGACAGTGGCAGGAACAAACGCCCTCGGTGATTTTCTCCTGCACCAAGGGCCTCGTCTCGATCCTGGCGGCGCGGCTGGTCCAGGAGAGGCGGCTCGACTACCAGACGCCAGTTTGCCACTACTGGCCCGAATTCGCCGCTGCCGGGAAGGACGGGGTGACAGTCGGGCATGCCCTGGCGCATCAGGCCGGGCTATCGGCACCGCGGGCGGACCTGGTCGAGGACGACATCGTCGATTGGGACCGCGTCGTCGCCATGCTTGCTGGCCAGGAGCCGCTATGGCCACTGGGCAGCGGCTATGCCTATCATGCCCTGACGCACGGCTGGCTCGCTGGCGAAATCATCCGCCGGGTCGCGGGCCAATCGGTCGGCAGCTATTTCCGTGATCTTGTCGCCCACCCGTTGGGCGTGGCGGCCTATATCGGCTTGCCGGAAGTGCGGCAGGATGACGTTGCCCATCTGCAGGTCAGCGAACCGCTCTCCGCGCTGTGGGCCGAGGAGGCTGCGCGGCCCGGCCCCAACTGGCCCTATAAGGCCATGACGCTGGGTGCGGCGCTGCCGGCCGATCTCGTCTCCGAAGATGGTGGTTTCAACAAGCCACGCATCCGGGCCGCCGAGATCCCTGGCGCGGGCGGCATTGCCACGGCACAGGCGCTGGCGACCATCTGGTCTGCCACGGTGGTGCCGACGCACGGCATCCGGCTCATCGATGATACCACTATCGCGACTGCGACACGTCCACAGAGCCAAGGCGCTCCCGTGTTCGGCGGCGAGCCGCCATTCTCGCGCTGGGGTTACGGCTTCCAGCTTGATTCCGAGGCCCGGCGATACCTGGCCGATGGGAATTTCGGACATGATGGGGCAGGCGGGCAGGTGGGCTTCGCCGACCCGCAGCGCCGCATCGGGTTCGGTTTTGTCACCAACTGGATGATGGGGCCGGAAGATCAGCGCGCGACGCAGATCATCGACGCGCTGCGGTCACTGATGTAGCGCCCGCGAGCGCGTCGAAGGGGTTATTGACATCCTCAGGCGCGCATGTGCTAAATCCTTTTAGCAAGCGGAAACATCCGCAGCAGATTTGACCTGGAGGAGGTTGTCTTGAGAGCCCATTCTCGCCATGCATTTCGCATCGCCCTAGCCCTGTCCGCGGCGGCCACGGCCGGCACTGCGCTGGCCGCGCCCAGCTGCGGCACCGATCCGGTGGTGCTGAACTCCTATTTCGAGACCGGCTTCCCGCTGCCGACAAAGCTTGCCGAAGAGTTCACCCGGCAATTCCCCAATGTCACCTTCGACATCAAGGAAGACCAGTTTGCCAACATGATGGAGAACTCGCCGCGTATCCTGTCGGAAGGGAATGGGCCTGATCTCATCCGCCTGCCATCGCTGACCGACCTCGTCGCCAATGACCTGCTGCTCAACCTGGACAATTACTTCACCGAATTCGGCTGGGACAAGTTCCCGGCTGGCCAACTTGTGCAGCTGCGTGTCGAACCCGGCGGGCGTCCGC comes from Devosia oryziradicis and encodes:
- the pstC gene encoding phosphate ABC transporter permease subunit PstC, with translation MNSLVIAGLLLVLLGVAYQSGWSRSRALATTNGVKVHSRPQYHGSYVAIWALVPALLVVGLWAWLGDGITHNFIVSQIPVETLQSLDQTGLNATIGRINALASGYGVAGEVLPYEQTAGDALRSFQFITFLVVIGAAAVAGVAALLYARSRITARHRARNAVERVINIALLACSAVAILTTVGIVASLVTEAIRFFSFISPLDFFFGTVWNPNNAGSAGNWGSYGLLPLLVGTLMITAIAMLVAVPVGLMAAIYLSQYAHRNLRAVAKPIIEILAGIPTIVFGFFALVTVGPFLRDAGNLVGLDINATSALTAGVVMGIMIIPFVSSLSDDILNQVPRTLRDGAYGLGATKSETIRNVLLPAALPGIVGAFLLAVSRAVGETMIVVLAAGNAPVLRGNPFEPVATITVSIVNQLTGDTDFAGPQSLVGFALGLTLFVITLCLNIFALYIVRRFREQYE
- a CDS encoding substrate-binding domain-containing protein, with the protein product MKSALFASAAVLALVAFGAPAFAQSRDTIQVAGSSTVLPFASIVAEEFGAAFPEFKTPVVGSGGTGGGLKQFCEGVGDNTIDIANASRKIKDSELEACTAAGVTDIREIQFGYDGIVFASSASGPDFALTPLQVYKAIAAKVPVDGALVDNPYTKWSEIDPSLPDQAISLAIPGTNHGTREVFQLEVVDAGAEEAGLPEGLSDEEKDAALTTFRQDVVIEISGDYTETLARLSSNPDTVGVFGLSFYEQNTDTLKVATINGVVPSPESVAAGEYPVSRPLFFYVKGQHIGVIPGIEEYVQFFLSEQMSGAGGALEAAGLIPQPAEKTAEVLAAFEAGAQ
- a CDS encoding IclR family transcriptional regulator domain-containing protein; this translates as MREGDIINGLVKGLSVIECFDEEHASQSITDVANRTGLERATARRCLLTLVHLGYASYDGKFFRLTPRVLNLGHSYLAATPLPRLIQPFLEELSGQINESSSAAVLDNTEILYIARASYRRVMSINLGAGARLPAYCTSMGRILLAALPPPAAREVLNRSELIAYTAKTKADLPSITTELAVVAAQGFAVIDEELELGLCSIAVPLFNAQGHTVAALNIGAQSARASTSHMIANFLPLMRKVQAEVRPLLR
- a CDS encoding LacI family DNA-binding transcriptional regulator, which translates into the protein MQKKRVTLADVARLAGLSTAAASMILTGRPDTRLSADAHAKVHAAAASLGYRPNAAARALRTDKSRTIAFISDYVATTRFASGLIRGALAAAEQAKHVMLVLETGGEPAREIEAVEAALDRQVDGLIFAAMRAREVFVPDLAVNVPVVMLNGTSARFPASVLPDEYEGGRAAVRLLAGTGVRSDIVLLGHNAEEERGLFRSESISRRLSGIRDEMRAQGLAFDLELSTWNWEPAPGYDLVQAMLGHGKPQAILCLNDRLAFGAYQALSEVGLVIPRDVSLVSFDNDELASYLRPGLTTIGLPHEAMGRRAVEMLLGPHPAGEALIEMPAILRGSLKPR
- a CDS encoding glycoside hydrolase family protein, with protein sequence MAFNLPDHWVWDFWLADDGARHHLFYLHAPKSLGDPNLRHRNARIGHASSTDLREWTDHGQVFDAGAAGSFDGSATWTGSVVRGADGLWRMFYTGSRFLAPDSNANIETVGLATSQDLFEWTKQAGPVCVADPRWYETLGTSSWPEEAWRDPWVFWREADQSWHMLLTARGKEGTEPDRGVMAHATSPDLASWTVQPPLSEAGSGFAHLEVFQVVAIDGQNHLVFCCDAAKLAGARSGQAGGIWSLPVRDMPGRVDFRQARLLVDERLYAGRVAVDRQGVPWLLAFNNVGAGENFVGGVCDPIRLVTDDDGYLAVEATP
- a CDS encoding serine hydrolase domain-containing protein gives rise to the protein MTAAISGTVAPGFELVAEAFAAAFAGRPAMGAGLHVMLEGESVINLWGGVADARTGRQWQEQTPSVIFSCTKGLVSILAARLVQERRLDYQTPVCHYWPEFAAAGKDGVTVGHALAHQAGLSAPRADLVEDDIVDWDRVVAMLAGQEPLWPLGSGYAYHALTHGWLAGEIIRRVAGQSVGSYFRDLVAHPLGVAAYIGLPEVRQDDVAHLQVSEPLSALWAEEAARPGPNWPYKAMTLGAALPADLVSEDGGFNKPRIRAAEIPGAGGIATAQALATIWSATVVPTHGIRLIDDTTIATATRPQSQGAPVFGGEPPFSRWGYGFQLDSEARRYLADGNFGHDGAGGQVGFADPQRRIGFGFVTNWMMGPEDQRATQIIDALRSLM